A window from Micromonospora profundi encodes these proteins:
- a CDS encoding DUF11 domain-containing protein, with protein MSDHDTTPELDEAFATFRSGGPLVVPAGAGAAREVARRRRTSRVVATGVIAAALVATPVLASVWADSDPPTPPAQTTSPSPDSPPTAASTAPTPSTAPTSAAPPNGRITEKDLGNAVLELPAWPGTLADECPAGRVRFSHGIAQRPSGVELRARIVQVVHADLDRDGAQETAALIDCSGLEMGEARVLAFDRDRAGAIVTMGIVIGQTGDIGGIRRIRGEDRSVAAEVVDRAGDGLPDNLAQRQWRTYSRPDGTFVQTGGPTAFPANPRITDLAVDGSELRLAPADGDKASGTLRLTVRNDGPQRAAGPRVRVALPKGFDVTSLPTTCTRFTSSRGADFTCRLSALPVGGRATLELPVSVVRSQVGTGVVGTYSAEVWWSDTDEGLPYPEPADAKKNNVIRKDILVTG; from the coding sequence ATGTCTGACCACGACACGACACCCGAGCTGGACGAGGCCTTCGCCACCTTCCGGTCCGGTGGACCGCTGGTGGTGCCTGCCGGCGCCGGGGCCGCCCGCGAGGTCGCCCGCCGCCGTCGTACGAGCCGGGTGGTGGCGACCGGCGTGATAGCCGCCGCGTTGGTGGCCACGCCGGTGCTCGCCAGCGTGTGGGCCGATTCGGACCCGCCGACGCCACCGGCGCAGACCACCTCCCCGTCGCCCGACTCTCCTCCGACCGCCGCTTCCACCGCCCCCACGCCGTCGACGGCACCGACCTCCGCCGCGCCGCCGAACGGCCGGATCACTGAGAAGGACCTCGGCAACGCCGTCCTCGAACTGCCGGCCTGGCCCGGAACCCTCGCGGACGAGTGCCCCGCCGGCCGGGTCAGGTTCTCCCACGGCATCGCGCAGCGTCCGTCGGGCGTGGAGCTTCGAGCCCGCATCGTCCAGGTAGTCCATGCCGACCTCGACCGGGACGGGGCGCAGGAGACGGCGGCGCTGATCGACTGCAGTGGCCTGGAGATGGGTGAGGCGCGGGTGCTGGCCTTCGACCGGGACCGGGCCGGAGCCATCGTCACCATGGGCATCGTGATCGGGCAGACCGGCGACATCGGGGGAATCCGCCGGATCCGAGGGGAGGACCGGTCGGTCGCGGCGGAGGTGGTGGACCGGGCGGGCGACGGCCTTCCCGACAACCTCGCACAGCGTCAGTGGCGCACCTACTCCCGGCCGGACGGCACGTTCGTCCAGACGGGCGGGCCCACGGCGTTCCCGGCCAACCCGAGGATCACCGACCTCGCGGTCGACGGGAGCGAGCTCCGGCTCGCGCCGGCCGACGGGGACAAGGCGAGCGGCACGCTGCGCCTGACGGTACGGAACGACGGCCCCCAACGGGCCGCCGGCCCGCGGGTACGGGTGGCCCTTCCAAAGGGGTTCGACGTGACCTCCCTGCCCACGACCTGTACGCGCTTCACCTCCAGCCGGGGTGCCGACTTCACCTGCCGACTGTCGGCGCTGCCGGTGGGCGGCCGGGCGACTCTCGAGCTGCCGGTCTCGGTCGTGCGGTCCCAGGTGGGCACGGGCGTCGTGGGCACGTACTCGGCTGAGGTGTGGTGGAGCGACACCGACGAGGGGTTGCCCTATCCCGAACCGGCCGACGCGAAGAAGAACAACGTGATCAGGAAAGACATCCTCGTCACCGGCTGA